A segment of the Mastacembelus armatus chromosome 7, fMasArm1.2, whole genome shotgun sequence genome:
TTAGCAGACTATCGTTAACACCTCAGACTACTTTCAGTTTGTGGTGCAAATATTCATAACAGAATAACTGAAGTGTCTGCTTTTTCTGATGAAATTTTGGCTATGACTAATTAGAGGAGGAATTGAAAGCCTACGTTGCTTCTGGAAAGAAAAAGGTTAAATTTTAAAACGTACAAGTGGAACTTCATTTTAttcctcattaaaaaaaagtcaaatattagGAATGGGAGAAATTAAAAGGTCAATAATAGTTTTAATTGATGCATGTTACATTCAAGAACCCATTATGGTCCTCCCACACATAAATGCGCACACACATCTCAGGCGAATACAACAGACAACTTGTAAATGCCTTACACCatcatatatttacatattatcCTCCGCTTCTGTACATCACAAATCCTTAAATATGACCAAACATCAGAGTAACATAGAATACGATGTATGACTGATTGTATGTAGTTTCTTTGATGCGTATTTAATGTACTTTTCCTTCCAAAAAAGGCATGTGCATAAAGCACAGTCATAAAAAGTGAGTCACACAATTAGACATGATAGGTTAAAAACTCGACTCAACGCCTCTTCTTCATTCATATTTCACAAGATAAAACTCTTCCTTCAGCAGGGATTTCTTTCAAAATGCACAAGTAGAAAAGACTGAAAGGTAACCAAAGGgaatagaaaataaacattaaatgtgCTCAGTGCATTAAGACTTTCCAATATAACAAAGAAAATGGAGGTGTTTGCCCTGTTCCATCTCTGTgataaataaattcacattGTCACAGGCAGACGGTGAGAGGGCTTGGAAGGTACAGTGAGTaaacaaaagtgaaattgtGAAGCAAAAAAAGTTACTAAAAcatttgtgaaagaaaaacCACAAACCCCTGTAAGCCAAACGCTATAGAACAGAACagctaaatattttctttctaggtttagatttaaaaaaaaaaaaaaaaaaaaaagatacagctTTTTGCAGCCAAAATGCAAGTTAGCTACAATGAGTGTTTTGGCCTTTGAATCCATCACCACAGATTTTGTTTGGATGAGATACTTGAACTGTGCTATGCTTCTGTTTGGTGTTGGCAGACTTCAAAACGAAAATGTCTTTATAGTCATTTTGTATTAGCCCTGCAATCATCAAGTGCAAACTCCAGGAAGCCCTGTAACTTTTCTCATCAGTAAACTCAGGTGTTACAAAATATGAAGAGTAGACCGATCTAGAGTTCTGTCTGGAAAAATGAACATTCCAAAACTGTACTGAGATTCTCATTTAAGTGACTTAACACATCTTTAAATGCCATGGATAGGGTGAGGGGTCACAACTATGACTCCTTGTAGTGTCGATAATTTGGTTGAATCAGCATCAATGTggccacatacacacgcacatgcgaacacaaacacacacgcacgcacacgcgcgcactCACACAAACAGTGCAGTGGTTGTGAGATGGGAGGATTTTTTGACTGGCACAGGCAGTGCAGGTGTCCAAAATGAtaacatacagtaacacacaggaGTCCTGCAAAtcttttgggaaaaaaaaaaaaaaacaaaaaacaaaactataaacaGCAATATCTTTGTGCTCAGCTGCTGCAATAGCCAAATGTGTTTGCACTAGGAAGACGTTTACAGGTGTCTGTAGATGACAATTTgttgtaaaattaaattatggGTCAATGCTGTCCATCATTCATTGTTGTTGTGAAGCCACCTGCCTTGAATCAGCAGCAGTGTatattacaaaacatttcatgacGCTTACATGTTTATCTCCTTGGCAAAAATCCATCCAtaaatttgtttaattaaaccCAGATATGCAAATCTGGATTTTGGACACAGCTCTGTATTACCAAACCTTTATGAAATTCACTCGCATCACAGGGTTTAAAGGATACACTTTTTTACAAGTTCAGAAAGGCCAACAGTGTAACTATTGTATTGCAGTTAAAGACAAGCAGAAACTCTTTTGCCACAAAGCATGAACCTAAATGAGCAGAGGCAGTCACTGTTAAATCTTCAGCCATTCAAATCTTCCACGAGTGGCTGTGACATAGAAATGTAGCTGTTTCACCTTGGCATGGTTTTTGACACTTTGCTCTCGGAGTCAAAGGCAGACAGTGTTGATATATGTATTcatataaataacaaaatagtacagtataaatataaagattctgtgtgtgtgtgtatgagtgtgtgtgtgtctgtatgctCAGTTGCAGATGGTGTATGCATATAGGGTAAGAGTGTGTGTCGTCGTGTGCGCTTGTGAGCCAGTGTTAGGACAGGGCAGGGGCGTTAAAGGTGAGGCCTTCCCTCCCCCACCTCGTGGAAGAGCGAGGTATAAAACTCAGGCTCCAGTTGTTTGTTGCGGTAACGCTGGACAATCTCTGTTATTTTCTGCTTCCGTCTCACGTGAGGTGGACTGTACAAGTCACTTTCCAGACGCTTTCTTCGACACACATTGATGACCGTTTGACGCACAAGAAACCCTGAGAAGATGATGCAAAAACATGAGATCAGTACTCAAATGTGACAGTTACAGCTGATCCTACAAAAGCAAAGCACCTGTCAGACAGTTTCTACCTGTGTCATCTAGACATGAGATGACATTTCATGCACTGAAAGGCAGAGtgagatttgtgtttttcaacGTGAACTTATCTACCAGTGTACAAGCgataaaaatgatttgaaatgattttcttgAACATATTACTAACCCATGACATTTCCACAAATTACAACCATAACACATTGTGTTCACATTACTATTCAGTAAGGTCAGTATGGCTCCTAACACATTCTGTGTGATGCATTAAGACTTGTTGGCAAAGCCAATAGGAAGTGTGGTACAGAGGGACAAGTTAAGTCAGAGTAAGCCATATGAGCTATTACCTAGAGCTCTGCGGCTGACCACCATGCCATCCACCAGGGGAATCACCATGCCAAATTTGCCCACAGCTCCATGCAGCCGGATCCTGAAGAGTCCAGTCTTGAGAGGATGGATGAAGATCAGAGGAACGTCTTTCTCAAGTAACCCGGACCTGCAGCAGGAACACCaattagaaagaacaaaatTTGAATAAGATGATGCTAAGTTAGCTTATACTATGCATTTGTTGTTTCAATTACTGTGTACATTTGATTCAAACAGTGGCATTATATAACAATACATTAAATCTATCCTGACAATGTTTCAAGCTTTTGACATACAGAGTTATGCAGTGGGCAAAAATAATATTCTTATAAACCATATTACAATTTAATATGACTGAGAGGTCTAACAACTATCATAGAAAAGTGTAAACAAAGCTTCATAACAGTAGTACGCAGTACAGGACTGTAATGTCTCCTTCTAACATACAGGAGCATTTTTCCCAGTGTACACTCACATGGCATTAGAGACCAAAATAACCACACTCGACTGAAAATAAGTGTAAATGTTGAGTTTTagtccacacagaaaaaatgaGTTAGGAGAGAGTGCGTCTGTCTTCACCCAAAAtagcttcttttttgttttgaaattggTCATGTTACTAATTAGGAGTTGTCACGTTGTATCAAATGACACAACGTCAGGCAACATCATTTCTAACGTGGCATTATTAATTTGgttaaatacattatttcaatCTGTTTAAAGTTCCTATCAATCTCTCCAGTCTTCAAACcatacagcagctgctgagcaGCATGTTATCTCAACCTTATAAAAGGgatccaaaacaacaaacataagCATCATACTTCACAAACACTAAGGTTTCCTTTAAGCTGCCTCACattgttttcagttcagtgttgTTGCAGTTCCTTTTCTCTGCTTGACCTTGCACACACTGCATGttgtacttcctgttttgtaCTTGGTATTTATGCATCGTTTGTTATTCTGCATATCAGAACATTTGACGCTTTGCAgaattttttcttcatttttgccCCTGACCAAAGCAAATTTATGAACCGTACATTCTTCAAACTGGCAGCAAAGTGTTTAGTGTGTAAACTTGTTGTGCAAACTTCTGAATACCTGCAGGAAGTGCTGTTGCTCATGCTGGCCTCCAAACCCGTGCTGGTTTCCGCCAACAGATCAGACAAGGGGAAGGTCTCtaaaaacacaggaacaatGACATTCATGCCACCCACATCcagcacagaaagaagaaaacacctGTTACAGTCCCATTTTAACACTACAGCAGCTGAGTATTGGGTGGAGCAGcttagaatagaatagaaaatattaggaaaagaaagaaatttacaGACAACATTTTTCACACCACAAATAGTCACATATTACGGGACAAGGGGCAAACATGTGCCTACCAATATCATCAAAGCGCTCTACCCAGACCACAAACACCTTTGTCTCAGGACCCAGTGCTGGAAAAGACTTTCCAGTCGATGACCTCTTTGTCTTCACCAAAGGACTCAGCTAAAGAAATATTACAATATACAGTGAGTATATGTCAATGCTACCTAAACTACTAGAAGTCATCATCACCACTGTCAACATACAGGTTATATGTATTCACATAAGCTAAGCTTCACCTTTTTGGAAGACTCCAGGTTTTCAGAATGGTTGGGGAACAGATCCAGTGTGAGACTGGTTTGCTTGAGCAAACCAGACATGGGGTCTGGGTTGGTCTCTGCTTCCACTGTTGAGTCACTGTGCACTGATGACTCCTctgagaaacaacaaaaaatggcAACTGTCAGCCCTGAATCCCCCACTAGGTTTTCATCAGTTCATAGTCAAGTTAATTTATACTGACCAGAATTTTCTGATAACGATGGAACAACAAAGGCAATCTCTGTCAGAGCATCAGCATAGTACAAAACTTTCTTCTCCCCGTTGAACACAGAACCTCCCGTGTCCTCAGGAGTCCCTGTTTCCTCTGaagtaaaatgatttttaaaaaaaacaatgttcagCATTGCTTTAATTAATATTGATATGCAACATGTAGATTAACAGAGGGACATTCATTAAAAGTCATCTTCATATCAATTGCAGGAATTAGTTTAGTATCCTACCTGTTTGTTGTACATCACTGCTGTCACAGCAGGAGTTGAGGGACCAGCTAGTGTCCAAGTGTCCTGTCCACCCTGGGTGCCGTCCCACATTCACAGGCCAGCCCAACGACAGCAGGAACTCCAAAAAGTGGGGCTGCACGCTGGATGACGACTCCACATTTCTCAGGATCTGCTCATGAAGAACAAGTACAGATCTATTTTTAGAGAGATTTTTGATACACATATTGTGAATGAACTAACAAGCTCAAGATCTGTACAGCTATATCCTCATTGTAGtttgtattaaataaaaagcccaacatttaaatcacaatactgtataatacactttattattatatttgggatctgttgtgttttgctgcAAATAGCCAGCCTGGTCTCTCTCACCTCGGGGCTGCTTTTCTGTCCAGCTCTCACATAGAAAATAAAGACAGTGTCAAATGGTCTGCAGGGAAGCAGGTCCAGGTAGCTGATATCATCAAAAAACCCTGGCAAGGATGACTCCAGACCAATCAGGTGAGGAGGTAGACGACTATTGTTGGGCTCCTATAAATAATAAGTGAATTGAATTACATTATAAATAAACTGTATTAACAGGAGAAATATATGAGATACGCATAGTAGAAACAGATTTACATCAGTGACATTATCTATTACTGttattcatttcagttcaaCAGAATCACAACAGAAAACTACCAATTAAAGCACAAGAATCTAGAAGGCTTGCATATAGTGTTTGATACtggcagaaaatgtttttcacgATTGAAATCCAAAAGATTTTCTCATCagccattaaaagaaaaaaaaaaaaaaaaaaaaatcagacaacCTTTACCAACCTTGAGTGCCTCCAGAGACAGAAAGccaaaatgagagagaaagagtcgTGCTGTCTGGAACTcctgtgaggggggaggaggttTGCAGTCTATCTGTGGGTCAGGGAAACGCTTGGACTTCCAGATTTCTTCAGTGTGCCGTTCCAAGGCGTTCTCATACTCGATTTGCTTTGTCATCAGAACACGAAGCTTGTCATGCTGAAGTTCCAGCTGTAAAGGTGATGTTGATGGgatgtttattaaaaataaaatttccaGATGCTGAAGAATGCCACTCCATTTCATAAATCCAGCATAAACCCAGAAAGGGCAAGACCCACAGTTCAGATACAGAGGTACCACTTCCCAAAGTTATTGTGAAGAGAATCACTGATGTGTACCCATTCtttaaagcaacactgtgtAGTTTTTCGACCTTAACCGTATGAATTGTACCGCCGCTGTAGCCTGAGTGGGCTCACATCGGCTGCAACAGCACTATGTAACTTTCGTCTTCGGGTAGGATCACTCAGCCTGCTGCCAGAGTAAGAGTGTGACCTGTTTTACGGCATACAGCACATGTTTTACTCGTAGCCTGACAAAACAATCTAACACAGAATTCTCAAAAGccatggaaaaaagaaagagagagagtgatcaGACACGAGCCCGAACACGAATCAATATCGGACGGGCTTACACTCTGGATTCACTGGTTCACTGGTCAGCTTAGTCAACAAATTCAATGTATTGCGAAGCCCACAGGGAAGTTTCTACAGCGACAGTATTTAGGACACTGGTAACAGATAATTGCGCTTTTCAACCAGATGGTGGAAACtgtgagcaaaagttacatagtgttgctttaaaagtATCAAACATTTATTCAGGGAAAGAGTTAACATTTTTTCAGCTAAATTTGAGCAGTCTAATCCAATCCTGCACAAAAGCCCTTCAATAAACCCAGTCTTTGTGAAACCTATGCTGTTGTAATATTTTAGACCATGGCTAGCAGTGGTTATGAATTGCATCATAAGCTACATATTAATGCAATGGTACTGTACTGGAGTGAGAAACAGGACAAAACAATCAGCTCATATTTGTCACCAAACCAGATGATTTGACCCTTTTCTTCCAAAAAACACCCAAGTGAAATTTCATCTCTTCAACAACTCACATGTGGGTAATTACTCAGTGCATTTGTAGCTCTCGAATCATCCTGCCAGCCCATACAACACTCCTGAGTTTgtataataacaaataatatgACTGATTAAATTATTTCATGACTATTTTAACTATGATAACAAAAAAATTCTTGATTTAGTTTATACCCAGAGTAGAATAATTTTACTTGCATGTAATTAGTTTAGTGTGAGGAAAAGATTCATAACAAGGTTCAACAAGGAGCTAAACTCACCTCTTTACTAACTATGTCATCCAGGTCAGGAATACTGACATCAGCTTTGACAAGAGGAATCTTATCCACCTCTTCAGGAAAAGGCCTCTGCTTGACGTTGTACTTGTTCCCGATATCATTGTTGGGTGTTGGACGGCCCTCAGGAACAAACacctgctgtggaaggagagaAGCAGACAGATATGCAGTTGTGTTATTGGATGTAAGTTACAAGTTTTACAAATCATCAACTACAGCACGTCACATTAAATTATTTCTAAAGGGATACTGTTATAGCATCGTTACTTCAATCTACAATGTAATCTCACCCTCTGATTGGCCCGGGCTCCTCTGGGTTGGTGAAAGAGCTGCATGGTCCAGGCATGTCTGCCAGCCGTCCCTCGGATCAAAACTGTCACTGATGGACTAGGATCTGTTAAGAATGAGATGCCCTTATTAAGAGAAAAATAGGACTGATCATTTTAATTCACCAGTACTTGATACTATCTCTAATTGTAAATTTAAAAGGCCAGTGCTTAATTCCCCCAGGTTTCCCAATCAACTGGTACAATATCATTCATAAGATGAACAGTAAGCTACTCACTCTGTTCATTGCCGAGAGGTTGTTCCAGCATGGCAAGTATGACTGAGTTGTCCAGGACAAAGTAGCGGAAGTTGCTGGCTCCTGTGGCACTGAGTCTAGCATAGCGAATCAGGGTGTCTTCATTCAGCAGGCTGCAGGTGGACGCTGGCCCGCTGGGAGAAGGGAAGGCCCCCAGTACCTGCATGATACTAGAGAACACCACAGAAACGCAGGAACGGTGTTATAAAAAATCTGGGTCAATAGGTACAACACACTGCACTTTCTAAAAGCCATCATTATGGATGCACAGCAGAAaatcaatattattttactgttgaaTTTTCAGATATGCTCCTTCAGCATGAATGCATATTTGTTTCCCATTATTTTCCATGGTGTAAGTAAGGCCTCGTAGTGTGAAACTGAACATCATAAGTTGTTCTAACTGTTGCAGCTGACTAGTCAGTTGGCATACTGTCAGTGTGCAGGCTATGCAGCAGGCAAAGCAACTTAAGCACTTCTCATGcacttttatatttgttttgctaGCTTGTCAACAAAGCAAGGTGCAAAACAAGATACATATCTGTAAATAGGAAGGAGAGATTACAGCTAGAAAGTGTTTGCTGCAGTTCACAGTTCAAACTCTTTGGAGTCAGTGTCAGATGAAggatgttttgatttttctccACTGATGAAAAGATGAGCCAGTAGATATAGTTCAGAGTAGATTAGTATATGGGAAAATCGCTttgatttcagtgtttaaaaaaagtttgtaGTTCGTTGCAACTCTAACTCTATCACTAACTGTAGTTCTAATCTACTCTATATGAACACTTAGGAGTCTTACCAGGACAAAGTCGCCTCAGCAGCATCCTTCACCCTCATTGAAGCTGGGTTGTGCTCCTTCTCCCCTTTATGTCGGACTTCCTGTTCCTGTCGGGATTTGCTGCCAGAGATGCCCAACTCCACAATCTCCAACACTTCCACCAAACAATCCTGATGCAAAAGACAACAGTTTATTTAACAGAATACTAATACATCTAAACTACATCAGGAAAGAAATTTGAAATCTAAACTTTAGAAACCTTCTCATCCAGCATGTCAGGGTGCTCTGTGagccacacacagagaaactgaaaaGCAGCTACAATCATGGAGTGAAGGTCTCGGGATTGAAGGGGAGCTGGACGGCTACACTGGTACACAATGTATCCACATATAGAGCTGACAGCACGTTTACGGTCTGCAGAGTCTACACCCACTtttacctggtttacaaaaacagaaagtataGAAAAATGTAGTACATTTTAGGTATTACAACATTTTAGGAAGACCACGGTGGCCTAATGATTAAGACACATACTACATAACCCCCACAACACAGTTGGCCTCCGCTCCTCAGCTCTCTCCATTTGTGTGATACTAAGTGTAAGATATTGAAATATAAAAGTAGGAAGAAtgccatttaaaataaatgatacaACTATTACAAGGCAAAGAACTTCTCTTATTCTGATATTTCTGGGTGTTTTCATAACACATTTCTGGCAACTTCCTTGTAACTCCCTTGTAAGCAAAATTCTGACTCAGAAGTTAAAGGGAACCACCCAAATGCACCTTTAATTCTGTTCTAAATGACTCATTTGGGAAGGAGGTGCTTAGGCCCAGGAGTTAAGATCAAGTTATCATGCCATATAACAAGTTAGTTTTAGGTCATCAGTTACAAGGCTAGTAAAGACTGCTAAGTAACTGTAGAGTCTCTGTGGTGTTACCTTAGCAAGCCCAGCCAGCAGCTCCAAGGCAGCCAGTGAAATACTCATGTCTTGCCTCCACTGGGAGTTGAGTCTCTGAGTGACCAGGTGGATGCTGCGCACCAACAGGCCTGCCGCCGTATCTGGAAGAGCTAAACCATATAACACCCGCAAATACCAAACACCGCAAAGAATAGAGCAAAGCAATTCAGGCAACAAAGCTGAAGAACACTGGattatagaaaaaaatgtcCTGGACACTCAATTTAGTAGATATGTctggaaatgtgaaaacatgCTTTTGAGAGATTGAAATTTAGCAGAGTACACAAAGTTGAGCAAAATTTGGCTCGACTGAAGAATATATAGCAAGTAAAGTGCAGATGCACAGAGCTGAGGGATGtcaacattttgacatcatgatTTCTTTGAATGACTAACATATATATGGTATAATTGGCCAAAACaactaaataaaagtaaattaatttcattaatttacaTATTGATGAAACATAAATATACTGTTGACATGCCATGGcgttattaaaaataaattcctaCCGAATTATTAACTTCATCATGGAGTGCACAGTACCATACATGTTCCCAGTTAAATCCACAATTTACAAAACTCTAAAATCATTTTCTATTTTAgttctattttctttcttcacatTCCCCTCTGTCCCAGGACTTGTGCGGTTGAATTTGTTCTAAGATTAAGAGTAATCAGTTCTCCTGGTGACTATCCATTTCAGAGTTTCTGCTAAAAAAACCCAGAAGGGCCAAACATACCATGTAATGTTCAGTAATTATGTCAATTCTTAATCACTGAGCAGCAATAAGCACTAAGATGCAGCACCAGTTTTAGAAATTTGATTTCCTGAATTTGAATGATgagcaaaaaaaacaagaatcatGTTGAACTGGCTGCAAAATAACTGTCTCCAGACTCCTGCCAGTTCATAAGCTTTGTTTTTCCTGCCCAGTACGGAACCACACAACACAATGTAACAGTCGACCATCCTGTCCCACAGGAACCCTGAGGAACAACAGCCCCCCCTCATTTCCTGCTGGACAAAGTTGTCCATAAGCAGCACAGTGTTCGGTGAAAAGACATACAACTTGTAGCCAAATCAAAAGGGGAGCTATCACATTTAATTGACTTCACATTGTTGCATTAAAATCTAATACATGAATTCAGTCAAACACCACTCAGCCCCCActggaagaaacaaaacaaatcttggAAATGCTTTTGATTAGGCAACACCGTTGCAACCAATCAGTTAGAGAATAAAATGCACCAAATGTCAAGAAAATGCcaacagcacacagcacagcCACAAATCACTCTGTAGCACTTACAATGACATTTTACCCAACGCTTCTTAATTCTGTATACTACTTTAACCACGTTAGCTATAAAGAACAAAGGTGTTAATAAAATAAGTTAGGTGTTTTACACTGATCAGCATGCATGTATTAATCGGACGCAATAATGTTTGAGCAAACAGTTATGCATTTTCTAACCAAAGCTGCCAATATTTTGTCAAATTtatcaaacacaaagaaatcacTGTTGTAGCAGCCATGTTTCTTACCATAGTCTCGGAGCAGGGCCTGGGCAGGACGTTCAGAATCAGGACTGGTGGTCTCTGTGCTGCCTCCACTGGTGAAACTAATGCCACTGTTGGTACGGCTGTGACTCTGACTCTTCACTGTAATGTGGCTCCCATCAATACTCTCCTTccaccacaaaaacacagcaatattGACATCCAGACCATCCCACTACTATGAGCAtcataaaatattaattgttaatcagcagaaaaagcaaatcTGAGCCTTACTGTTTCAGTCTGTGCACCTATGGACTCTAATAGGGCTGAGTCTTGAACAATATTTAGCATTGCACCTGAGAGGGGAGAAAAgatttaacaacaaaacactataaaaacataaagtcaGTCAATATAAGTCAGcataaatagaaaacatataatgaggagaggaaaaataaatggaTGAAGATATAAAGAAACCAGCAAATACCCAGAATAAGCTGCGTGTTAGTGGGGTCAGTCTCTGTCTGCAGCGCTCCTATCAGGACATTGACAAGACGTAGCCTCAGGGACAGGAAAGACACAGGCTGGTCATGAGGCCATCCATCCTCCTCATTGAACTTTCCCTCCAGCAGAACCTGAAGCACAACAAGTCAATCTAAGTAACAACCTTGTTTATCTGACAAaattgcaaacaaaaacaaacagttatCAAGTGTGAAGCtgaaaatttaaagaaagaagtgtcCACATCCCATTGCCTTCAAATATAGCAAGAGAAAAGGATAAATGAGCTAATGAGAGAAGATTATTTCAAACCTAAGCTAAATACTTTACCAACACGGCTGAAAAGAAACCAATAACATGACAATAGTAAACTGTCAGTGAAGGGAGACAGATACTAAAACTGTTACCTCTGATTTGATATTGCCAAAGTGATGCGGCAATGGCAACATGGCAAGTAGGATGTTGATAGAGGCTCTTCTGAGGTCAGTAGGATTTACATACATCTTGAATTTGGACAGCTCTCTGGaaaagtacatcaaatgaatcAAAAAAAGAATCACTTCGGACAATATCCTCAAAATAGGAGAAACCTGACTAAAATTCCATGCTTTTCTATGAAATTGAGCAGATAACAGATTCATGAACATGTTATGTAACTAAAATATTCTAATTTTTTTATTAGCTGATCCAAAATATGTACTACAAGTCTAACCTGTCTGGTACAATAGTTTCCAGAGCAGCTATGAAATAGGGAACCACCACATTGATGCCTTTTATATCAGTACAAAAGAGCGAGGAAGAGTTCAATATGATAGAAGCCAGAACTGGTCTACAGATGAAATCAGAGATCTGGAGCCCCTGGATCAGGACCATGTAGAACctacagaaagagaaagaggagtaCCATATAATATACTATACAAGCTTACATTTCTGTACGTTTTAAATCTTAAGAGCTGACATCAAAATGACGTCCAACAATTAGGCTGATGTTCTTTTAAATTAAGCTTAGTCACAAAAATATGTTACCTAGACAGATAAACAGGCAGAATTTCTTCTCCAGTTTTCTTGCTACAAAAGATGCGGCAGAGTGTTCCGCAGGCTTCGGCTCGACCTGCCTCGTAGCTCTCTGGGAACTCATTGGCATCAAACATGGGATTAGACACCATGGAGTCGGTGGACATTTGGGAACCCTTCCTTCTGAGCTCCAGACCTACTTGAGTGGCTATCGCTGTAGAGAGTGGGAAGAGACAAAAGAATGAAAGGACCCTGAATTGTAATGTTATCATTGGTATTCATGCATGTATGAAACAGAAGCAAACATATATGTGTATCTACTATAGGCACAGTACaacaaaagtaaatattaaaaattggAAGTACAAAAGCGTCACAAAGCAGACATTTAATTGCTATCACaacaacagagaacaaagaTTTCAATGACTGCAAACACACGCTCACATCATTTAAAAGCATTCAATAAAGAGAACTCTGACACAAAGAGTTTGCCATACAAGTTCCACCTATTACGAGCACAAAGCAAGATCAAGTGTAGTGTGCTGGTAATAAAATGAGTCATTCATACTGCTGCAAGCCCACAAAGCAAAATCCATGTGTCAGCTCCCTTGCTGTTGCAATTACATGACTGTCACTCCAGGTACAGAACATTCACTTTCATGCATTGAGGCACCAAACcaataaaatcaaaattcaaGTTAACTGACAACACAAAAGtaaattacacaaaacaaaacagtaatgcTGAATTTGAGGGGGGTCTGAAACTATATAATAAGGATTAGTGTGAcccaaacaaaagaaaatgagaacatAAAACTGGGTGGCGTCACAAACTGGCAACGTTATGAGACAAGTGGTCAGTTGGTGAAACCCATTCCATCACCTTTGGAGAAACGCTGAGAGAACACTGGTGAACTTTTATTTATGACAAGGAGTGGGAACAGAAAATAATGGCGATAATGGCGATGATCATGAGGAAGTCAACTAAAAAGCAGGAAGATTTGTCAAGAAACGCAAATCaagtgaggaaaaaaagctgCCGTTCCTACTTACAAGATTTATAAGAAAGGAGAATTTGGATAAAAGAGGCTGCAAGATAACAGAAAT
Coding sequences within it:
- the ralgapb gene encoding ral GTPase-activating protein subunit beta isoform X4 yields the protein MYSEWRSLQLMVQSDQGHLSVLHTYPTSVGTEVANAVVKPLGTAVSPVATENILKTDKEVKWTMEVLCYGLTLPLEGDTVKLCVDVYTDWMMALVSPRDSMPQPVVREPNMYVQTILKHLYNVFVPRPEQHSLNHIRLCQQVLTAVQKLARESVSMVRETWEVLLLFLLRINDTLLAPPTVGVGVAEKLAEKLMAVLFEVWLLACARCFPTPPYWKTAREMLANWRHHPPVVEQWSRVACALTSRLLRFTHGPSFPPFKVPDEDANLIPLEMDNDCVAQTWYRFLHMLSNPVDLSNPAVVSTTPKFQEQFLNSSGIPHEVVLHPCLKQLPQIFFRAMRGVSCLVDAFLGISRPRADSAPPTPVNRISMSPPPSITNTTPPHSRKQRHTVVTKTTSKSSTGSGSQPNKASQQQQQQQTSSSPTLLSSPNQSSWESRPLPAPTRPKVNSILNLFGQWLFDAALVHCKLHSGLSRDPSMTAIATQVGLELRRKGSQMSTDSMVSNPMFDANEFPESYEAGRAEACGTLCRIFCSKKTGEEILPVYLSRFYMVLIQGLQISDFICRPVLASIILNSSSLFCTDIKGINVVVPYFIAALETIVPDRELSKFKMYVNPTDLRRASINILLAMLPLPHHFGNIKSEVLLEGKFNEEDGWPHDQPVSFLSLRLRLVNVLIGALQTETDPTNTQLILGAMLNIVQDSALLESIGAQTETESIDGSHITVKSQSHSRTNSGISFTSGGSTETTSPDSERPAQALLRDYDTAAGLLVRSIHLVTQRLNSQWRQDMSISLAALELLAGLAKVKVGVDSADRKRAVSSICGYIVYQCSRPAPLQSRDLHSMIVAAFQFLCVWLTEHPDMLDEKDCLVEVLEIVELGISGSKSRQEQEVRHKGEKEHNPASMRVKDAAEATLSCIMQVLGAFPSPSGPASTCSLLNEDTLIRYARLSATGASNFRYFVLDNSVILAMLEQPLGNEQNPSPSVTVLIRGTAGRHAWTMQLFHQPRGARANQRVFVPEGRPTPNNDIGNKYNVKQRPFPEEVDKIPLVKADVSIPDLDDIVSKELELQHDKLRVLMTKQIEYENALERHTEEIWKSKRFPDPQIDCKPPPPSQEFQTARLFLSHFGFLSLEALKEPNNSRLPPHLIGLESSLPGFFDDISYLDLLPCRPFDTVFIFYVRAGQKSSPEILRNVESSSSVQPHFLEFLLSLGWPVNVGRHPGWTGHLDTSWSLNSCCDSSDVQQTEETGTPEDTGGSVFNGEKKVLYYADALTEIAFVVPSLSENSEESSVHSDSTVEAETNPDPMSGLLKQTSLTLDLFPNHSENLESSKKLSPLVKTKRSSTGKSFPALGPETKVFVVWVERFDDIETFPLSDLLAETSTGLEASMSNSTSCRSGLLEKDVPLIFIHPLKTGLFRIRLHGAVGKFGMVIPLVDGMVVSRRALGFLVRQTVINVCRRKRLESDLYSPPHVRRKQKITEIVQRYRNKQLEPEFYTSLFHEVGEGRPHL